A part of Solicola gregarius genomic DNA contains:
- a CDS encoding SLC13 family permease, with amino-acid sequence MSDQLISILVLVAVFLIATVLPVHMGALALVAAFVVGSFVLSGPMDDKVDTILGGFPGDLFVILVGVTYLFALAKENGTVDWLVHKAVRAVGGRVALIPWVMFAVTGIITAFGAVVPAAVAIIAPIGMGFAKRYNINPLLMGLMVINGASAGGFSPLSIFGGITNGVVEKSDLDGSPTVLFLSSLFFNIALGIVTFILFGGRSLLGKIDAGDGEMIDSHDGGSAHSGPTSPSERRATTAAVQTTTIPSSDLAEPVTTLDRNRMLTVIGMLALAVGALGFELDVGFSAITLAVILSVFSPGANKGAVSAIAWPTVLLICGIVTYVSLMELIGTIDWMGDNVADIGAPLVAAILICFIGAVVSAFASTTGILGALIPLAVPFLLDGEVGAIGMICALAISSSVVDSSPFSTSGALVVANAGDEDRDRVYKQLMAWGFSMCLIAPITTWAIFVVPGWG; translated from the coding sequence GTGTCGGACCAACTGATCTCAATACTTGTCCTCGTCGCGGTCTTCTTGATCGCGACTGTACTGCCGGTGCACATGGGAGCACTGGCCCTCGTCGCGGCCTTCGTCGTCGGCTCCTTCGTACTCTCCGGGCCGATGGACGACAAGGTCGACACCATCCTCGGCGGCTTTCCCGGCGACCTGTTCGTGATCCTCGTCGGCGTGACGTACCTGTTCGCGCTCGCGAAGGAGAACGGCACGGTCGACTGGCTCGTCCACAAGGCCGTACGCGCGGTCGGAGGCCGGGTCGCGCTCATCCCGTGGGTGATGTTCGCGGTCACCGGAATCATCACGGCGTTCGGCGCCGTGGTGCCGGCGGCGGTCGCGATCATCGCGCCGATCGGGATGGGCTTCGCCAAGCGCTACAACATCAACCCGCTGCTGATGGGCCTGATGGTGATCAACGGCGCGAGTGCCGGCGGGTTCTCGCCGCTGAGCATCTTCGGCGGCATCACCAACGGCGTCGTCGAGAAGAGCGACCTGGACGGCAGCCCGACGGTGTTGTTCCTGTCCTCGTTGTTCTTCAACATCGCGCTCGGCATCGTCACCTTCATTCTCTTCGGTGGGCGCTCGCTGCTCGGCAAGATCGACGCCGGCGACGGCGAGATGATCGACAGCCATGACGGCGGTTCGGCCCACAGCGGCCCGACCTCACCGTCCGAGCGGCGCGCAACGACGGCCGCGGTGCAGACGACCACGATCCCGAGCAGTGACCTCGCGGAACCGGTCACCACTCTCGACCGAAACCGAATGCTCACCGTGATCGGCATGTTGGCGCTTGCGGTCGGTGCACTCGGCTTCGAGCTCGACGTCGGCTTCTCGGCCATCACGCTCGCCGTCATCTTGTCGGTGTTCTCGCCCGGCGCGAACAAGGGTGCCGTGAGCGCGATCGCTTGGCCGACCGTGCTGCTGATCTGCGGCATCGTCACGTACGTGTCGCTGATGGAGCTGATCGGCACGATCGATTGGATGGGCGACAACGTCGCCGACATCGGCGCGCCGCTGGTTGCCGCCATCTTGATCTGCTTCATCGGGGCCGTCGTCTCGGCCTTCGCGTCGACGACCGGCATCCTCGGTGCCCTCATCCCGCTCGCGGTTCCGTTCCTGCTCGACGGTGAGGTCGGCGCGATCGGGATGATCTGTGCACTGGCGATATCGTCGTCCGTCGTCGACTCGAGCCCGTTCTCCACCAGCGGCGCGCTCGTTGTCGCGAACGCGGGCGACGAAGACCGCGACCGGGTCTACAAGCAGCTGATGGCGTGGGGCTTCTCGATGTGCCTGATCGCGCCGATCACCACGTGGGCCATCTTCGTGGTGCCCGGGTGGGGGTGA
- a CDS encoding pyridoxal-phosphate-dependent aminotransferase family protein translates to MGRHYLQIPGPTNCPEEVLRAIAKPTIDHRGPEFQAMGKRVLENIKPVFKTKNPVIIYPASGTGAWEAALVNTLSPGDRVLCFETGHFAALWQTMATELGLTVDFVPGDWRHGVDTDVLAERLTADTAHEIKAVCCVHNETSTGVTSRIGDVREAMDASGHPALLLVDTISSLGSIDYRHDEWKVDVTVAGSQKGLMLPPGLSFNAVSDKALAAYETAGLRKSFWDWKPILDANASGFWQYTPATNLLYGLEVALRLLEEEGLDNVFARHQRHSAATRAAVAAWGGGLEVQCLDEREHSGALTAIRVPDGHDADAIRKLILDRFDMSLGAGLTKLAGRVFRIGHIGWFEDLSLIGTLGGVQIGLSLSGVPIKKDGVDTAMEVLER, encoded by the coding sequence ATGGGACGGCACTACCTGCAGATCCCGGGACCAACCAACTGCCCCGAGGAGGTCCTCCGGGCGATCGCGAAACCGACCATCGATCACCGCGGGCCGGAGTTCCAGGCCATGGGCAAGCGGGTTCTCGAGAACATCAAGCCGGTGTTCAAGACCAAGAACCCCGTCATCATCTACCCGGCGTCCGGCACGGGCGCCTGGGAGGCGGCACTGGTCAACACGTTGAGCCCCGGCGATCGGGTGCTCTGCTTCGAGACCGGCCATTTCGCGGCACTCTGGCAGACGATGGCGACCGAGCTCGGCCTCACCGTCGACTTCGTACCCGGCGACTGGCGCCATGGCGTCGACACCGACGTACTCGCCGAGCGGCTGACCGCCGACACCGCGCATGAGATCAAGGCCGTCTGCTGCGTCCACAACGAGACGTCGACGGGAGTCACGAGCCGGATCGGCGACGTACGCGAGGCGATGGACGCGTCGGGCCACCCCGCCCTGCTGCTCGTCGACACGATCTCCTCGCTCGGGTCGATCGACTACCGGCACGACGAGTGGAAGGTCGACGTCACGGTCGCGGGGTCCCAGAAGGGGCTGATGCTTCCGCCGGGGCTCAGCTTCAACGCGGTCAGCGACAAGGCCCTGGCGGCGTACGAGACCGCGGGGTTGCGCAAATCCTTCTGGGACTGGAAGCCGATTCTCGACGCGAACGCCAGCGGGTTCTGGCAGTACACCCCGGCCACGAACCTGCTGTACGGTCTCGAGGTCGCCCTGCGGCTGCTCGAGGAGGAGGGCCTCGACAACGTGTTCGCCCGGCACCAGCGACACTCGGCCGCGACGCGCGCGGCGGTCGCCGCCTGGGGCGGCGGGCTCGAGGTCCAGTGCCTCGACGAGCGGGAGCACTCCGGTGCGCTCACGGCGATCCGCGTACCCGACGGGCATGATGCCGACGCGATCCGGAAGCTGATCCTCGACCGGTTCGACATGTCGCTGGGCGCGGGACTCACCAAGCTCGCCGGAAGGGTCTTCCGGATCGGCCACATCGGCTGGTTCGAGGACCTCAGCCTGATCGGCACCCTCGGTGGCGTACAGATCGGGCTGTCGTTGTCGGGCGTACCGATCAAGAAGGACGGCGTCGACACGGCCATGGAGGTCCTCGAACGATGA
- a CDS encoding FAD-binding and (Fe-S)-binding domain-containing protein has product METPVDAPAAFADELQRAVRGDVRFDDYSRHLFSRDASMYTIRPVGVVCPRDHEDVAAAVRVAAKHGVEITPRGAGTSLAGQTVGRGIVLDFSKYMNRILDLDPEARTARVQVGVVQDDLNRAAAPYGLMFGPDTSTSNRATIGGMLGNNSAGSGSLRYGMTIDHVRALDAILADGSTAHFGPVDGAEVDRRAGAPTLEGSLYRELPRIVGDNAAAIADGFPPFWRRACGYRLDRLADDATPFDLAKFIVGCEGTLAIATEVDVDLVPKPKHTVYAVGHFETTQQAIEATGDALSCEPAQVELMDKTILDLSRQKIEYADLGDHLVGDPAALLFVSFNGDDRDEVLRRLDHLIEVWAAAGHGYHTLTLVTPAEQEALLKVRKSSLGLLMAASEGTNRPLAFVEDTAVPPERLAEYTARFAQILDTYEMKAGFYGHCSVGCLHIRPFVDLADPDEIARMRTVAAKIKELVREFGGVNSSEHGDGLARSEFNRDIFGDELYEAMQDVKRVFDPQDILNPGKIVNAPPMTDNLRDAMLAPAPELRTRLDFEVVGGMRSAADRCMNIGLCRKSTTGAMCPSYIATRDEEHATRGRANALVKALSEPDPKTALGDERLHEVLDLCLMCKACKAECPLGVDMAKLKSEALSHHHDIHGVPLRSRVFGAIRSLNRMGSTLAPIANLPGRVPFVRRLMERVLGIARERPLPRFHFRNLRRWYARQPKQHAPAALGTVNFLADSFTTYTEPHIGQAAIGLLQQAGWNVDLPAAGCCGRSALSKGLVDQAAASARDMAKRLDKGTAPDSPIVGCEPSCLYTLRDEHTSLAPDDPHVKAVAGRVRQLEELLVDAIDAGHLTLAADSWLAGRRILFHGHCHQKAEVGTAATMELLRRIPGAEVVELDAGCCGMAGSFGYESEHYEISMKVGSDRLFPAVRAEAPETVIAATGTSCREQISHGTDRSAWHPVELVHQALGSTDAHH; this is encoded by the coding sequence GTGGAGACACCGGTCGACGCGCCCGCGGCGTTCGCCGACGAGCTGCAGCGGGCGGTACGCGGCGACGTACGGTTCGACGACTACTCGCGCCACCTGTTCTCCCGCGACGCCAGCATGTACACGATCCGTCCGGTCGGCGTCGTCTGCCCGCGCGACCACGAGGACGTCGCGGCCGCCGTACGTGTCGCCGCGAAGCACGGCGTCGAGATAACGCCGCGCGGTGCCGGTACGAGCCTCGCTGGGCAGACCGTCGGCCGCGGCATCGTGCTCGACTTCTCCAAGTACATGAACCGGATCCTCGACCTCGACCCGGAAGCGCGTACGGCGCGTGTCCAGGTCGGAGTCGTGCAGGACGACCTGAACCGGGCGGCCGCGCCGTACGGCCTGATGTTCGGCCCCGACACGTCGACCAGCAACCGCGCGACCATCGGCGGGATGCTCGGCAACAACTCCGCCGGCAGCGGGTCGCTGCGCTACGGCATGACCATCGACCACGTACGTGCGCTCGACGCCATACTCGCCGACGGCAGCACTGCGCACTTCGGACCGGTCGACGGCGCGGAGGTCGATCGCCGCGCGGGTGCTCCGACACTCGAGGGCAGCCTCTACCGCGAGCTCCCCCGCATCGTCGGCGACAATGCAGCGGCCATCGCCGACGGATTCCCGCCGTTCTGGCGGCGCGCGTGCGGTTACCGGCTCGACCGGCTCGCCGACGATGCGACACCGTTCGACCTGGCGAAGTTCATCGTCGGCTGCGAGGGCACGCTGGCGATCGCGACCGAGGTCGACGTCGACCTCGTACCCAAGCCGAAGCACACCGTTTACGCCGTTGGCCACTTCGAGACGACCCAGCAGGCGATCGAGGCCACCGGCGACGCGCTGTCGTGCGAGCCGGCTCAGGTCGAGCTGATGGACAAGACGATCCTCGACCTGTCCCGGCAGAAGATCGAGTACGCCGACCTCGGCGACCATCTCGTCGGCGACCCCGCGGCGCTGCTGTTCGTCTCCTTCAACGGCGACGATCGCGACGAGGTTCTGCGCCGCCTCGACCACCTGATCGAGGTGTGGGCCGCCGCCGGCCACGGCTATCACACGCTCACCCTGGTCACTCCTGCCGAACAAGAGGCTCTGCTCAAGGTTCGTAAGTCGAGTCTCGGCCTGCTGATGGCGGCCAGCGAGGGCACCAACCGTCCGCTGGCGTTCGTCGAGGACACCGCAGTGCCTCCGGAGCGGCTCGCGGAGTACACCGCACGGTTCGCTCAGATCCTCGACACATATGAGATGAAGGCCGGCTTCTACGGTCACTGCTCGGTTGGCTGTCTGCACATCCGGCCGTTCGTCGACCTCGCTGACCCCGACGAGATCGCCCGCATGCGTACGGTCGCGGCGAAGATCAAGGAACTCGTCCGTGAGTTCGGCGGCGTCAACTCCTCCGAGCACGGCGACGGATTGGCGCGCTCGGAGTTCAACCGAGACATCTTCGGCGACGAGCTGTACGAAGCGATGCAGGACGTCAAGCGGGTCTTCGATCCGCAGGACATCCTCAACCCGGGCAAGATCGTCAACGCGCCGCCGATGACGGACAACCTTCGCGACGCGATGCTCGCTCCTGCGCCCGAGCTACGAACCCGGCTCGACTTCGAGGTCGTCGGCGGAATGCGCTCCGCCGCCGACCGCTGCATGAACATCGGCCTGTGCCGCAAGAGCACCACGGGTGCGATGTGCCCGTCGTACATCGCCACTCGCGACGAGGAGCACGCCACCCGCGGCCGCGCGAACGCGCTCGTCAAGGCGCTGTCCGAGCCGGACCCGAAGACCGCACTCGGCGACGAGCGGCTGCACGAGGTTCTCGACCTGTGCCTCATGTGCAAAGCCTGCAAGGCCGAGTGCCCGCTCGGCGTAGACATGGCCAAGCTCAAGAGCGAGGCACTCTCGCACCATCACGACATCCACGGCGTACCGCTCCGCTCGCGGGTGTTCGGCGCGATCCGCTCGCTGAACCGGATGGGGTCGACACTCGCGCCGATCGCGAACCTGCCGGGCCGGGTCCCGTTCGTACGTCGCCTGATGGAGCGTGTGCTCGGCATCGCCCGGGAGCGCCCGCTGCCGCGGTTCCACTTCCGCAACCTACGCAGGTGGTACGCCCGACAGCCGAAGCAGCATGCGCCGGCCGCACTCGGCACCGTCAACTTCCTCGCGGACTCGTTCACCACGTACACCGAGCCGCACATCGGCCAGGCCGCGATCGGCCTGCTGCAACAGGCGGGATGGAACGTCGACCTGCCTGCCGCGGGATGCTGTGGGCGCTCCGCGCTGTCCAAGGGCCTCGTCGACCAGGCGGCGGCCAGCGCCCGTGACATGGCCAAGCGTCTCGACAAGGGCACTGCTCCCGACTCTCCCATCGTCGGGTGTGAGCCGTCCTGCCTGTACACGCTGCGCGATGAGCACACCTCGCTCGCGCCCGACGATCCCCATGTGAAGGCCGTCGCCGGTCGCGTACGCCAGCTCGAGGAGCTGCTCGTCGACGCGATCGATGCCGGCCACCTCACGTTGGCAGCCGACTCCTGGCTCGCCGGGCGGCGCATCCTGTTCCATGGCCACTGCCACCAGAAGGCCGAGGTCGGCACGGCGGCGACGATGGAGCTGCTGCGCCGCATCCCGGGAGCGGAGGTCGTCGAGCTCGACGCCGGCTGCTGCGGCATGGCGGGCTCGTTCGGCTACGAATCCGAGCACTACGAGATCTCGATGAAGGTCGGCAGCGACCGGCTGTTCCCGGCCGTACGCGCCGAAGCACCCGAGACGGTGATCGCCGCTACCGGCACGTCGTGCCGCGAGCAGATCTCCCATGGAACCGACCGGTCCGCATGGCACCCGGTCGAGCTTGTCCACCAGGCACTCGGTTCCACCGACGCGCACCACTGA
- the aceB gene encoding malate synthase A: protein MAKINVVADVPEDAQSILSEAALAFLAELQSRFGARRDELLARRQERRAEAARTGALDFLPETADVRAGDWQVASQPPDLQDRRVEMTGPTDRKMSINALNSGAQVWLADMEDASTPHWSNVVESQVSLYDGIRRRLSYTSPEGKEYALKDQRLATIVMRPRGWHFDEANITVDDSPVVGALVDFGLYFFHNAAELIERGSGPYFYLPKMESHLEARLWNDVFTFAEDYCGIPYGTVRATVLIETFPAAFEMDEILYELRDHASGLNAGRWDYLFSIIKTFRERPEFVLPDRNVVGMASPFMRAYAELLVKTCHRRGAMAIGGMSAFIPSRRDEEVNKVAFAKVREDKEREAGQGFDGSWVAHPDLVPLCREVFDGVLGDSPNQVSKQRDDVSADAAALLNVTTTPGDVTLAGVHNNVQVSLLYLASWLGGGGAVAINNLMEDAATAEIARSQIWQWVRHGTKLDDGTTLTTDLVAEIVDDEYAKIRTTVGDEAFDAGHYALARRIFTEIALADEYADFLTLPAYRAVVDH, encoded by the coding sequence GTGGCGAAAATCAACGTCGTCGCCGACGTCCCCGAGGACGCGCAGTCGATTCTGAGCGAGGCGGCACTCGCATTCCTCGCCGAGCTCCAGTCGCGCTTCGGCGCGCGCCGAGACGAGCTGCTCGCCCGTCGTCAGGAGCGCCGCGCGGAGGCCGCGCGTACCGGCGCGCTCGACTTCCTGCCCGAGACCGCCGACGTACGCGCCGGCGACTGGCAGGTCGCATCCCAACCACCTGACCTTCAGGATCGCCGCGTCGAGATGACCGGTCCGACCGATCGCAAGATGTCGATCAACGCGCTCAACTCCGGCGCACAGGTGTGGCTCGCCGACATGGAGGACGCGTCGACCCCGCACTGGAGCAACGTCGTCGAGAGCCAGGTCAGTCTGTACGACGGCATCCGCCGCCGGCTCTCGTACACCTCGCCGGAGGGCAAGGAGTACGCGCTCAAGGACCAGCGCCTCGCCACCATCGTGATGCGGCCGCGTGGCTGGCACTTCGACGAGGCAAACATCACCGTCGACGACTCACCGGTCGTCGGTGCGCTCGTCGACTTCGGGCTGTACTTCTTCCACAACGCAGCGGAGCTGATCGAACGCGGCAGCGGACCGTACTTCTACCTGCCGAAGATGGAGAGCCACCTCGAGGCGCGGCTGTGGAACGACGTGTTCACGTTCGCCGAGGACTATTGCGGCATCCCGTACGGCACGGTCCGCGCGACCGTGCTGATCGAGACGTTCCCGGCGGCGTTCGAGATGGACGAGATCCTGTACGAGCTGCGCGACCATGCCTCGGGCCTCAACGCCGGCCGGTGGGACTACCTGTTCTCGATCATCAAGACCTTCCGCGAGCGGCCCGAGTTCGTACTCCCGGATCGCAATGTCGTCGGGATGGCGTCGCCGTTCATGCGCGCGTACGCCGAGCTGCTGGTCAAGACGTGCCACCGGCGTGGGGCGATGGCGATCGGCGGAATGTCGGCGTTCATCCCGAGCCGTCGCGACGAGGAGGTCAACAAGGTCGCGTTCGCCAAGGTACGAGAGGACAAGGAGCGCGAAGCCGGGCAGGGATTCGACGGCTCCTGGGTCGCCCACCCCGATCTGGTGCCGCTGTGCCGCGAGGTGTTCGACGGCGTACTCGGCGATAGTCCGAACCAGGTGTCCAAGCAGCGCGACGATGTGAGTGCCGACGCCGCCGCCTTGCTCAACGTCACTACGACACCCGGCGACGTGACCCTCGCGGGCGTACACAACAACGTGCAGGTCTCCCTGCTCTACCTCGCGTCGTGGCTCGGTGGAGGCGGCGCGGTCGCGATCAACAACCTGATGGAGGACGCCGCAACTGCGGAGATCGCGCGTTCGCAGATCTGGCAGTGGGTTCGGCACGGCACCAAGCTGGACGACGGCACCACGCTGACCACGGATCTCGTAGCGGAGATCGTCGACGACGAGTACGCCAAGATCCGTACGACGGTTGGCGACGAGGCGTTCGACGCGGGGCATTACGCGCTCGCTCGGCGGATCTTCACCGAGATCGCCCTTGCCGACGAGTACGCCGACTTCCTGACGCTGCCGGCGTACCGAGCAGTGGTCGACCACTAG
- a CDS encoding CaiB/BaiF CoA transferase family protein, translating to MPLSGITVIEVGSFIAAPFAAMQLADLGARVLKIEPPGRGDFVRENAPFVGGESSSFLRLNRNKESVTLDLKSPEDADAFRRLVAGADVLIENLRPGAMQRMSLGYDDLSTENPRLIYASASGWGQDGPLADLPGLDIMAQARSGLMSVTGFPDAGPAKVGVPVCDLTSALYVALGVVAALRERDRSGRGQHLDVSLLESGVSLAVWEAGRYFGDGTVPGPQGSAHQSQAPYQAVTSADGHVTIGANTPGLWAAFCEALGLDDIRDDARFAHNSGRMENRDALIAEIERVTSRMPTSIIIEALATAGVPCAPIHRYDEVFSDPALDARDFFWDAPHPTVGGVRQIGSPMRLSRTPVRRDNAGPLLGDATERVLAEFGVERTEESR from the coding sequence ATGCCGCTTTCGGGAATCACGGTCATCGAGGTCGGCTCGTTCATCGCGGCACCGTTCGCAGCGATGCAGCTTGCCGACCTCGGTGCCCGGGTGCTCAAGATCGAGCCGCCCGGACGCGGCGACTTCGTGCGCGAGAACGCTCCGTTCGTCGGCGGAGAAAGCTCGTCGTTCCTGCGGTTGAACCGCAACAAGGAGTCGGTCACGCTCGACCTCAAGTCGCCGGAGGACGCGGACGCGTTCCGGAGGCTCGTCGCGGGTGCCGACGTACTGATCGAGAACCTTCGCCCCGGCGCGATGCAGCGGATGAGCCTCGGGTACGACGACCTGAGCACCGAGAACCCACGCCTGATCTACGCATCGGCCTCGGGATGGGGTCAGGACGGCCCGCTCGCCGACCTGCCCGGTCTCGACATCATGGCCCAGGCGCGCTCGGGCCTGATGAGCGTGACCGGGTTCCCCGATGCCGGGCCCGCGAAGGTCGGCGTACCCGTCTGCGATCTCACCAGCGCCCTCTACGTCGCTCTTGGGGTCGTCGCGGCGCTGCGCGAACGCGACCGTTCCGGGCGCGGGCAGCACCTCGACGTGTCGTTGCTCGAGTCCGGTGTCTCGCTGGCGGTCTGGGAGGCCGGCCGGTACTTCGGCGACGGCACCGTACCCGGCCCGCAGGGATCCGCGCACCAGTCGCAGGCGCCGTACCAAGCCGTCACGTCGGCCGACGGACACGTGACGATCGGCGCGAACACTCCGGGCCTGTGGGCCGCGTTCTGCGAGGCGCTCGGCCTCGACGACATCCGAGACGATGCGCGCTTCGCGCACAACTCGGGACGCATGGAGAACCGCGACGCGCTGATCGCCGAGATCGAGCGGGTGACGTCGAGGATGCCCACCAGCATCATCATCGAAGCACTGGCGACGGCGGGCGTACCGTGCGCACCGATCCACCGGTACGACGAGGTGTTCTCCGATCCGGCGCTCGATGCGCGGGACTTCTTCTGGGACGCACCGCACCCGACCGTCGGCGGCGTGCGCCAGATCGGTTCGCCGATGCGGCTGTCGCGTACGCCCGTCCGTCGCGACAACGCCGGCCCGCTGCTCGGCGACGCGACCGAACGCGTCCTCGCCGAGTTCGGCGTGGAGCGCACCGAGGAGAGCCGATGA
- a CDS encoding enoyl-CoA hydratase, translating into MTDELIVEADGAALRVTFNRPHARNAMTHAMYDGLVAACDRADADDAIRVLVLRGAGGAAFVAGTDIAQFDGFDGAQGVAYERSIDATVGRLLRVDVPVVAAVDGPCVGGGLAIAAAADVRIAGTDARFGVPIARTLGNTLSAATLALLERQLGHARTVDMLISARFVDAAEAQACGFVREVAADVTAAADDMVERLLGHAPLTLWSIKETLRRLHADAGEVDASDVIGAVYGSADFAEGVAAFADKRQPRWSGR; encoded by the coding sequence ATGACCGACGAGCTCATCGTGGAGGCAGACGGCGCCGCGCTGCGGGTGACGTTCAACCGCCCACATGCACGCAACGCGATGACGCACGCGATGTACGACGGACTCGTCGCCGCATGCGATCGCGCGGACGCCGACGACGCCATCCGGGTGCTCGTGCTGCGGGGCGCCGGTGGCGCGGCGTTCGTCGCCGGCACCGACATCGCGCAGTTCGACGGGTTCGACGGCGCCCAGGGCGTCGCGTACGAGCGCTCGATCGACGCGACGGTCGGCCGGCTGCTCCGCGTCGACGTGCCAGTCGTCGCCGCGGTCGACGGTCCGTGCGTCGGCGGTGGTCTGGCGATCGCCGCCGCGGCGGACGTACGGATCGCGGGCACGGATGCACGCTTTGGGGTCCCGATCGCTCGTACGCTCGGCAACACGTTGTCGGCCGCGACGCTGGCGTTGCTCGAACGCCAGCTCGGCCACGCGCGTACCGTCGACATGCTGATCAGCGCGCGCTTCGTCGATGCGGCGGAAGCGCAGGCGTGCGGGTTCGTACGCGAGGTCGCCGCCGACGTGACTGCCGCGGCGGATGACATGGTCGAGCGACTGCTCGGCCATGCGCCCCTCACGCTGTGGTCGATCAAGGAGACCCTGCGCCGATTGCACGCCGATGCCGGCGAGGTCGACGCGTCCGACGTGATCGGCGCCGTCTACGGCTCGGCCGACTTCGCCGAAGGCGTCGCCGCGTTCGCCGACAAGCGCCAGCCGCGCTGGTCCGGCCGCTGA
- a CDS encoding PadR family transcriptional regulator, producing MPAFPTPLSISVLALLNERPMHPYEMYQLLLERHEDRIVKVRPGSLYHVVERLEDRELVEATGTERAGNRPERTTYAISDSGRSTLVTWIDDSVRTPVNEYPIFPLALSELHNLPKEDAVAAIKARVAGLDELIAETDHLIKYAHDADVYEAYWFSADYLRTKNVAERDWLRTTVSRIEKGDLPWPHGRN from the coding sequence TTGCCGGCATTTCCCACGCCGTTGTCGATCTCGGTACTCGCCCTGCTGAACGAGCGACCGATGCATCCGTACGAGATGTACCAGCTGCTGCTCGAGCGTCATGAGGACCGGATCGTGAAGGTACGACCGGGCTCGCTCTACCACGTGGTGGAGCGCCTCGAGGACCGAGAGCTCGTCGAGGCCACCGGCACCGAGCGCGCGGGCAACCGCCCGGAGCGCACGACGTACGCGATCAGCGACTCCGGCAGGAGCACGTTGGTCACGTGGATCGACGACTCCGTCCGCACGCCGGTCAACGAGTACCCGATCTTCCCGCTCGCACTCAGCGAGCTGCACAACCTTCCCAAGGAGGACGCCGTCGCGGCCATCAAGGCACGCGTCGCCGGCCTCGACGAGCTGATCGCCGAGACCGACCACCTCATCAAGTACGCCCACGATGCCGATGTGTACGAGGCGTACTGGTTCTCGGCCGACTATCTGCGCACCAAGAACGTCGCCGAGCGCGACTGGTTGCGCACCACCGTTTCTCGTATCGAAAAGGGGGACCTTCCGTGGCCACACGGCAGGAACTGA